The Triticum urartu cultivar G1812 chromosome 6, Tu2.1, whole genome shotgun sequence genome includes the window CCGTGTCAGGGTGCCAGGTACAGATCCCGTGGCAAATTCGCTGCCATCCAGGGAAGCGCCGGATCCCGTGCGGGCAGGTGAGTCCGCCTGGCTTGCCGTGCCCTGATCTGCTGTGGCTATTTCATCCTGCATAAAATCATCTCCAAAAGCACTGTTTTCGAAACTGTGAGCATCAACAGTATTGGAAATTGACAAATGGTCATTACGCTCATTATTCCCATGATCTAAAGGAGTGAATGGATTGAGGAGATTTTGTGGTAATAGAAGGATTTCTGCTCGAAGTTGTGCGCCGGCATTAGGATGAAGATTTGAAAAAGGAAAAATGGATTCATCAAAAACAACATCTCTGGATATATAAACTCGACCAGTGGTGACATCAAGACACTTATACCCTTTATGAAGGCCACTATAGCCTAGAAAACACACTGTTTGGAACGAAATTGAAGTTTGTGTTGATTGTAGGGACGAAGATTGGGCCATACCGCACACCCAAAAATGCGTAAGAAAGAATAATTGGGTTTCTCATGTAGAAGTCGCTCCATGGGTGTTTGGAAATTAATGACCTTGCTAGGAAGTCTATTTATAAGATAGACAACGGTAAGAAAGGCTTCGTCCCAGAATTTAAGTGGCATGGATGCATGAGCAAGGAGTGATAGACCAACTTCAACTATATGACGATGCTTACGTTCAGCTGAACCATTTTGCTGATGAGCATGGGGACATGATACATGATGGGAAATACCAATACGGTTGAAAAAATTGTTCAACTTACGGTATTcacacacccccccccccccccccccaattcccaccccccccccccccccagtcaGTTTGCAAAGCAAGGGTGTTTTTTTATCAAATAGACGTTCTACATGATGCTAAAAatcatgaaatttctgaaacaccTCAGATCTATTTTTGAGCACATAAATCCAAGTAAACTTACTGAAATCATCGACAAAGCTTACATAATATTTATTTCTGCTCACTGAAGGTGTAGCAGGACCCCATACATCGGAGAAAATAAGCTCTAAAGGAGCACTAGGCACACTCGTTGAACTAGGATACGGAAGTTGATGGCTTTTCGCCTTTTGACAGGCATCACAAACTGACTCGTTGTTTTTACTGGAGAAAGGGAGACGATTTTCCTTAAGAACTTTGTCGACCACCACATATGAGGGATGTCCTAGACGCCTATGCCACCGAGAGGAAGATGGTTTGCTTGCTGAAAAAGCTTGCCATCCATGAATTAACGGCTTGGACTGTAGGGGATAAAGGCCACCCCTACTCTGAGCGTGGAGTAGAACCTTGCATGTTACTTGGTCCTTAACAGAAATAAATTCAAGCCAAAACTCAATGTAAGTAAGATTGTCATGAGCAAGTTTGTGAGCTGAAATAAGATTTTTTTTGTTGCAGATGGAACATGTAGGACATTCTTAAGATGTAAAGGACGATCATGGGTATGAATTTGCGTTTGACCAATATGTTCTATTTCCATACCTGCTCCATTTGCTGCATGAACTTGCTCGTTGCCATGGTAGCGATCATGGACCGTGAGCTTGCTTAGCTAACCCGTAATGTGGTCGGTAGCTCCGGTGTCGACGTACCAATTGGTGTCAACACCATAGGAGTTTGTCATCATGTTCACCGTCATCTTCGGTGTTGCCGGTGGTGTGCGAAAACGTTTGTCATGCCTCTTCCAGCAGCGGTAAGCTTCGTGACCTTCACGACGACAATTTTGGCACTGCTCGTCAGAAGCATTGCCGCCGCCGCCTTggtagccgccgtcgccgccttgGTAGCCGTCACCGCCTTGGTAGCTGCTGCCTCCTTGgtagccgccgcctcctccttaTTTTGGTGGCTTGTTCTGGTAGCCACCACCGTTGCTACTCCCGCGGCCATCATAGCCGCTGCGACCACCATAGCCGTTGTTCCCGTCGTTATTCCTGCGGTTGCCGCTGTTGGAGGGGCCACGCCCTCCTTTGTTAGCGAGGTTGGCAGAATAATATCCGCCATGAGCCAGGGCCTCGAGGCAACTCTCAGCCGCCAGAAGCTGCCCGTACAGGTCACCGAGAGAGATGGGGTCCCCTCGAGCAGTTGTGGCCGAGATTGCAGACACAAACGGGTTGTAGTCGTTGTCGAGTCCAGAAAGAATCTGCAAGATTAAATCATCATCATCAATCTTCTTACCAATTGCAACCATCTCATCAGCAATCCCCTTCATCTTCGTGAAGTAGGCCGATGCCGTCATCTCGCCCTTCTTTGTGTTGGAGAGTTGGCCGCAGAGCTGGATTGCTCGCGCCCGGGATTGGGATGAGTACATATCCGTGATTGCCTTCCAGAGAGGAGCCAAGGATGTGATGTCCGAGACCTACGCCAGGACCTCCTGTGAGAGAGATCCCATCACATACGCCaacacctgttgatcttgatagaCCCATAGATCATACAGGGGATTGGCTACTTGCTCTAGGCCGCTCTTGTCAGCCTTCTAGACCTCGATGAATTCCAAGGGTGCGACGGTGGTGCCGTCCATGTAACCAAACAGGCGAGCGCCTCTGATTTGGGGAGGAACTTGGGCTTTCCAGAGAAGAAAATTTTCCCTGGTGAGGCGCTCGGTGACTTGCTGGCTAAAGGGATTGGAAGGCAGACtagaggaggaagacgacgccATGGCTGGGGATGTGCGGGAAGAGGTTTTAGGCTCTGTATACCATGTAAATCTGGGTGGAAGAGTTTGCTGTATCGGCCAGCAGGGACTCGTACGTGTATATATGGATGATCAGGAGTACAGGAGGCGTACGTTGGTTTAAATTGACTTGGCTCGTAAGAAACTATACAGAGACGAAGCCATATCGATCCAACCTGACGTACATAATTACAATACGTAAATACAACAAGTCCTTGCCCTACACGTACAGGATTACAAGTATTCCAACATTTTCCTTGTTTTCTTCCTGGCCGAGGAGGCGGTATTCACATGAATTGACACATGTCATTCTGGAGCGCATGCCCGGAGAGCACGACCACGAGGCCTGGTCCTCCTTGGGGTGCCGCCGCATGACGACCTTCACCTTGATTTCGGCGCTCAACCGCATCTACGCACTTGTCCATCAGCACCGGCACCACTGGGAGAATGCCATCCCCGTGCCCTGGCCAGATGTCAACCTGTCGGGCATTTGAACCCAAATAGGGTCCCAGTGCTGCTGCAGCTGTTGCTGACCAGAGGTTCCGCGCGGGAGGCGGAAATCCGCCATTGTCATGCTCAGCTCCCGGCCGACCACCGCGACGCCCCAGCGTTCGCGGTGGACTCCGTGCATTGGGTCACGTTGTTCACCGACAATCACGACCAACGCTGCCGTTGTGCTTCGAGGGTGCGCCTCATGCACCATGCGCGCTCCAGCACCACAgctggtggtggaggaggaggatgaggaggtTGTAGAGTCCTACGGAAGGGCCATCGAAGCCTTCGTGCTCTAGGAGCTCCCCAGCTGGCCGGCCTGGCTTGACCTGTCTCTGGCGTTGTCCGATTTGGTCAGAGTACAGGTTGTCGTGCCCTCGCCCGGGTTCGCGCCCGAGCCAGAGTAGTAGCCGTGGCCACTAGTGGGGCATTCGTGGTCGTGGACATCCATGTTCCCATGTGGGTGCACGCAGCTGACGCGATAGTAGAAGGAGGCGCACGATGCACCACTGCACGCACCGACACCGGTGGTAGTACCGTGGTCGTATCCTTGGCGGGTGCCGGTCTACGTTGACCTCACCGACAAGGATAATGGTGACGGCGCGACAGCCACTAGTCCTAGACTTTATTTATGTTTTTGATTAACATTTCTATGTTTAATTAATGGATGAAAGGACTTTTGATGGCACTTTATATATGTTTCTATTTTCAATAAAAGTCGGTCGCAATCTGAAATGCGTCACTATAGGCCGACGAACACTGCATTAATTGGAGTTGCCCTAACTAATAACTCAAGACTTTTTTGCGGTGGAGGGGCAGGCGCTAGCGTTTCTGTGTACAGTACCGCTTATAATTCGTGACCAGCGTTGGAGTTCAAGACTCTACGAACAAGCATCTGTGCGTTCGAGATGGCCACCGTATTGTAACTTATTACCAGAGGAACAACCTAGCATATAGTATTTCTTTTTGGGCAGTGATCTGCGCCGGCGCACCGGCCTAACGGTTGGGCCGGTCCAGCCCCAGCCGTCAGATCTGGTCCCCTGCATCGTCCGATCCGTTCCTCCCCCCACCTCCTTCTTCAACCTCCCGCATGGGAAAAGGACGGGCCTCCCTCGTGCGCGTCGATGCCCCAGCACGCGCCgaccgcctcgcctcgcctcctcACCGCCGGTCGCCCTCGCCGTCGGTCGCCTACggtcgccgccctcgccgctAGTCCCCCGCCCTCACCTATGTCGTCTTTGTGTGTTTTTGAAACCTCCATGGATGCAGCAGCGTGCGGCCATGGTTACGGCCAGTCGAGGTTGCAGCCCGCCGCGAGCCCGTAGCAGCTCGCCGGCGACCGGTTGCAGcatccgccccccccccccccccccccccccccccccccccccccccccccccccccccccccccgtgctgGATCGAATTCACAGAAACCCACCACCGGCATCTGGCCGTCGTGAGAAAATGGATGTAGCAAAAACTGTGGATGGTAGCAAAAAACCACATGATTGAAGCAAAATTGTCACACAGACGTAGCAAAAAGAAAAATGCCTGTTCCAACACAAAAACAATGTAGCATATCTAGGTGATGGTTCCGGCATCACCACCAGCCGTGTCGTAGCTCGCCATGCGCCCATTGTAGCACCGCCACACAGCTTCATCTTCGCCGGCCGCTGTTGCTAGTTAGCCGTTTTCTGTTTGAAGCTTTTCTAGAAGCGGGTTGCAGCTTTTTGCGCTACGCGGTGGCCGACCTCGAGCTACCCCGTATCTAGTTGAAGCTTTTTCTAAAGCAGGATGCAGCTTTTTTGATTGCCGGATGTAGCATTTTTCAGTACTGGTTGCAGCTCTGATGCATGTCCATCGAAACTCATTCTTTCTCTGGTTCCAGCAAAATTGTCACCGTTCATAGCATTTGGCTTTGACGGTTGTAGCTCCTATGTGCACCGGTTGTAGCTCTGATGCATGTCCATCGAAACTTATTATTTCTCTTACGTCACGAGTTGCCCCACCGCGCAGCTTCCATCGCCGCCGCTCGCCATCATCAGTTCGCCGTTCCCTCGGTTGAAACTTTTCAAAAGACCTGTAGTAGCTATCTCGCGGCCGGTTGTAGCTTTTCAGTTTGCACGGTGGGCGCCCACAACTTTTGTGTCTATGTTTGAAGCTTTATTAGAAGCCGGTGGTAGCTTTCTTACACGACAGTTGTGGCATTTTTGGGTACTGTTTGCAGCTCCTCCTGCACCATTTGTATCCTCCGCTCTTTCtctggttccagcaaaaaaagGGTCAGTCGTAGCATTTTGTATCACTGGTTGCAGCTCCACCGCCATCGGTTTGATGGTTCCAGCAAAAAAGAAGCCGTTCGTAGCATTTTGTAGAACTGGTTCCAGCTCCGATGACTGCCGGTTGAAGCTCGTCTACAGGAAGGTGAGGGTTCGCAGGGGACTGGAGAGGGGAAAAAGGGGAGGGAGGAGGCATTGGTCGTCGACGTCTTCTCCGCCCCGCAATGGCTCGCCCCATGAGCAAGGCCTCGTTCATGCCGTTGTGCTGCGCGTGAGCTACAGAGATGAAGGAACCGAGCGGTCCAACGGCGTATACTGCGTGTCGTGAGGTAGAAGAGAGAGAAGATGAAAAAACGGTTCGTAGATGAGAGAGGTAGGCCCGAGCGACGCACGATCCAGATTGATCGCAAGGCCCGCGTGCGTCCGGCGCACCGGGTACGAAAGTTTCCCTTTCTTTTTACAACTCAACCTAGTACGTAgtagcaaaaaaaaaaaaaatttTGACAACTCAAACTAGCATTAATTAGGAACATCAACCCACCAAGAGACCATCCCTACCCCGACCGTGCTATGCGCACGCACCTTGAAATCTTCCTGTACCCGCACATGCGCACATCTCGTATGACGGGTGAGTAGAAAAAATTACAAAATCAATGTGTAGTGCGATCTTCTCCAGTTCTCCACGCCACCACCCGTTTCCCACGCCGCACAGAAAAACGGGGTCAATCTCCACATCGCTCGCTATCTTCTTGATCgccatcggcggcggcggcaccaCACACCCCCCACAAAACTAACGCAGCTTCTTCTCCTTCCCTCTCTTGCGGCGCGCTCGCGGGGCCGACATGTCCTCGGCGGCTCCGCTGCTCGAGCCCGCCGACGGCAAGGGCGGCGAGGCGAAGAGGCCCTGCGGCTGCCCGCCGGCGTGGCTGCGCCGCCTGATCGACACGGAGGAGGCGTGGGCGCAGCTGCAGTTCGCGGTGCCCATGGTCCTCACCAACATGTCCTACTACGGCATCCCGCTGGTGTCCGTCATGTTCTCCGGCCACCTCGGCGACGTCCACCTCGCCGGCGCCACGCTCGGCAACTCCTGGGCCACCGTCACCGGCTACGCCTTCGTGGTACGTGCTGCATGCTGCTACCACACACTCTTGATTTAATTCGTCCAAGTTCGGTTAGATCGCCTGCGTAGCTCTGCCGAAATTTTGAGACGGAGTACCGCGACGCGTATATGCAAGCTACCTGAAAATGCATTTCGATCAGCGGGTTTCAAAAGCTCCCTGGCGAGCACGGGGACACCGCGATGGACGGCAGCGAGGCGAGGGTTCAAGCCATGAACGGCACGGAGTTGGAGACCGACGATGTGGCAGCGGCTTCACCAGTGAGGGGAGGCCGGGGCTTAACCGTTGGGGTGTGGGGTGGGGTGGACTGCCGGCGCCAGAAAGAAAGGATGGTGGAGGGACGAGGGAGGGAGGGCCAGGGCGAAGCACCGCCGGCCGTTGGTGGAAACGGCGGCGCTTTTGGTGGGCGCTGCATCATAGATCGGAGCGGTGTGGAAAGAGGGCTAGATCAGGAGGAAGATGACACGGAGCCGCTCGATAAATATCGGACGTCCACATGAAATCAACTTTGTACTGAATTGTTTTTTAGGcggagagaagagaagagagtggaCTTGATGAGGTGACATCTTTAAAGATAGATATATGTTTTTTGCGTTCAGATAGATATATGTTTACTAGTTAACGTGGCACTAGCCCTAGCCGGAGCGATCAGATCAGATGAGATATTATCAACGCTCGTGCTAGATGGCCTGTTGACCTTACGTACAGTACCATATCATTTCAGCTCCACTCTCGTACTCCATTGATCTCACACTCCATTAGCAAGCAGTGATAAGGATTAAGGGCACACCAAATATATACGGCTGAACATTGGaataattaagtagtactagtgTAGTACAATTTGTTTGCTCGGAAAATGGAAGGGATGCTTCTTTTTTTGGTTTGCTCAGGAAATGAAACAAATCGATCGGCCACCATCTCTCCAAGTCTCAATCTACACGACCCAAAACCAGAAAACGCACAAGAAGCCAACATTTTCCTTGCTTTCTTCTTGGCCCAGGAGGCGCTAGCTATTCGCAGAAACTGTAGCTGTCTTACACACGCATTGAATTCGTGTAGCTGCCAACAAGAAACTGACACGCGGAGTTATACATCGTTTGCGTGGCCCGCAGAGGGAGACTGGGAGAGTTATAGATAGCCTATAGCTGCCGGGCATAGCTGGACTGACACAAACGTCGGTACgactgtactccctccattccaaaatactTCCTCCATTCCACAATATAGTACTTCCTCTATTCACGTGtttcaactttgaccgtaaatttaactatcaaGATCGATTGCGACGGGAGCAAAAAATATATCaatgaattcgtattcgaaagaagtttttaattatataattttttcttccgccgcagttggtcttgttggttaaatttatggtcaaagttggacctcgGAAAGCGCGAGTGTactatattttggaacggagggtaTAGTGCATCCGTGCTTCTCGAGGTctaactttgaccataaatttaatcaacgagaccaactgcggcgggagaaaaaattatataattgaaaacttctttcgaatacgaattcactgatataatttttgctcccgccgcaatcggtcttgctAGTTAAATTTACGGTTAAAGTTGAAGCACGGAGATAAAGaaagcactacattgtggaatggaggaaGTATTCTGTTTCTGTGGGAGTCGATCGACGACGTGTCGTGTCTGCATGACTGCCGTGGCTCGGCTCGGCTGGTCCTCACGTACGCCATCCGGTCTGGCTGCATGAATGCGTGCGTGCATGGTCGACGTGTATGCACTGGAGTACATCACTACATGCGGAGACTAGGGGATCGAGCGAGGTCAAATAAATTCTGAAAAGTGGTAAACATATATACACAGGGGAGGCCGAGTCTTGAGCTAGGAAGGAAGGGGTCGTCTCGATCTGGTACAAAGCGAATATCTCCGTCTCCCTGGGAAACGGCGACGGTGTTCTCAAGCAATCAGTCACAAGTCTCACGACTCACGAGCCTCGATCCACCCACCCTTCTTGCGCTTGATGCGCTTAACCACTTGTTTGTCTAATTCGATGCCGTGCTGCAAGTAAAATAACCGATCAACTCCTGCTGGGTGACATGGTCAATGACGTAAATCAGCCAAGTTTCTCCAGAGTCGGGATCCAGGACTTTTCAGTACATGTGTGGCCACGAGTCCGCCGAATCATGGCCGCTGCGTCTGCCGATAGTGGGCGTGTGTTTTGCGGTAAACTAATGTGGGTTTCTAGAAATAGTGAATTTTCGTTTCGAGAGGTATGTACTTCCATCTGTCCGGATTATAGAGCGCTTTAAACTTTTTCTTATAAAACGAGGGCAAAAAGCTTTAACACTTATGAATGATTAAGAAGAGAGTTATAACTTATAAGATTATATGTCCGTTGCTCAAAGTTGATATACGAAACAAAAGACGACTACTCTTGCAGTAATTATTAATTCCATCATTCCATGTGTTTAGCCCCGGTGGTTGAGCGATCCTCGGCTTCTTTTCTAATCTTAGAAACAATGATATGCTAGATGCATTGAGAAATGGTTGCGGAAGTCGTACGCATTCCCTTCATTGCATATCTCCCATTAGACTAGCATGATAAGGATGATCATGGTTTACTCCGGCTGCCCCATGGGTGAGAGTGACTGCTGCGAACCACCACCCCGAGACCGAGCTGTAGTTGGCCGATTCTCAACATTAAAATAAATTGAGGCCAAGCCAATCCCAAACCATCTTCATTCTTCCCAATGCGGATGGAGAAACGGCACCTGAACATAATGTGGGTAAAATGGTGAATATAGAAAAAGCTACAGTAGAACACAGCGAACCAAGATGACTTAGGTGAAAAAGAAATTCAGGTGACTTACGAATAGACAGTCCCATTAAGTCCATAACTTGTTCTGCAGTTGTTCTAAAAAAAAGAACTTGTTCTGCTGTGGAACATTGTCGCATTGCATCCTACTTCCATTTACATCCTACTTCCATCCTTCCAAAATATAAGGTTTATTAGGTTTTTTCAAAATCAAACATCTGCATGTTTGATCGAGTTTAAAAAAAATGATATATCTATAATACCAAATTTGTATCATTAGGTCCATCATTAAAATTATTTTCATACTTTGTAGTATTGTGGATGTTGATATTTTATttcataatcttgatcacatatatTTATATTTGATTTTTCACGAAAATTGATGCACTTTATATTCCGGAACAAAGGGGCTAACTCCTCAGAATTAATCCAACGGAGTAACTCATATGCAAAAAATGCTGAACATTTCAGACCGGCATGAGCGGCGCCCTGGAGACGCTATGCGGGCAGGCCTACGGGGCACGATTATACCGCATGCTAGGACTATACCTGCAGTCGTCGCTCATCATGTCGGCGGTGGTGTCTATGGTCATCGCCGTCCTGTGGCTGTTCACGGAGCCCCTGCTTCTGTGCCTGCGTCAAGAACCCGAGGTGTCCCGCGCCGCTGCGGTGTTCATTCGGTACCAGATCCCCGGTCTGTTCGCCTTCTCCTTCCTGCAGTGCCTTATACGGTACCTGCAGACACAGTCCATCGTCCTACCGCTCGTCGTCTGCTCCGTGGTGCCATTCATGCTGCACATTGCGCTGAACCACCTGCTGGTGAACGTGCTTGGGTTCGGCCTCATCGGCGCGTCTACCGCCATCTCCATCACCTTATGGTTCTCCTGCCTGATGCTGCTTGGGTACGTGATGCGGTCCAAGGAGTTTAGCGAGACATGGAAGGGCTTCTCCGCCGACG containing:
- the LOC125515055 gene encoding protein DETOXIFICATION 19-like — its product is MSSAAPLLEPADGKGGEAKRPCGCPPAWLRRLIDTEEAWAQLQFAVPMVLTNMSYYGIPLVSVMFSGHLGDVHLAGATLGNSWATVTGYAFVTGMSGALETLCGQAYGARLYRMLGLYLQSSLIMSAVVSMVIAVLWLFTEPLLLCLRQEPEVSRAAAVFIRYQIPGLFAFSFLQCLIRYLQTQSIVLPLVVCSVVPFMLHIALNHLLVNVLGFGLIGASTAISITLWFSCLMLLGYVMRSKEFSETWKGFSADALNYVLPTIKLATPSAIMVCLEYWAFELLVLIAGLLPNSTVSTSLIAMCSSTEAIAYMITYGFSAAVSTRVSNEIGAGNVDMAKNAVAVTLKLSVFLAFSFILLLGFGHGLWARLFSGSKVIVAEFAAITPLLMISIVLDSAQGVLSGVARGCGWQHLAAMTNLVAFYFIGMPLAMLFAFKLNFYTTGLWSGLICGLTCQTSTLVVITARTKWSKIVDAMQQEKANYIA